The window acaacttaaaaaaaaaaatctgctttgAATGATTGGATGCCACAGTTTTGGGGAGTTGTGTTCATTTTTAAATGTGTAAGACTTATTTGAGATACATTAGTACCTCAGCTTTTTGTGTTCCCAATGTTGTTACAGATGATACTGGTATTCTTTGCTGACGACCTACACAGATGGAGCCACAGAACTGGACAAATGTGAAAGAATTTTTTCTTCTGGGCTTCTCAGACCTCCCAGAGCATCAAGTTCCCCTCTTCCTGCTGTTCTTATTCCTTTATATAATCAATTTACTAGGCAATTCGACAATGATTACTTTAGTAGCCACTGATCATCACCTTCACACACCTATGTATTTCTTTATCAGTAATTTGGCATTTGTGGACATGTGCTTCAGCTCAGCCATCATCCCCCAGCTGCTAACCAACATCTTCTCAGAGAATAAAGCTATTTCGTACAATGCCTGCATGGCACAGTTATCCTTCTTCATTACATTTGCTGGTATTGAAGGAACATTACTTGCCGTCATGGCCTATGACAGGTATGTGGCCATTTGTAACCCTTTGCATTACCCCATGCTTATGAACTGGAGGACTTGTCTTTATCTCTTGGGAGTATGCTGGCTCAGCGGGACTCTGAATTCCTTGTTACACACTATCTTGATGTGTCGCTTGTCCTTCTGCAGTGCAAGCAAACTTCATCACTTCTTCTGTGACATTCCCCCACTGCTGAAGCTTTCCTGCACAGACACCTTCCTCAATGAGCTAATGATCTTTACAGAGGGCACACTGATAGACATGGTGCCTTTTCTGTTCATCATTATTTCCTATATTCGCATTATCAGAACTGTATTGAAAGTTTCTTCTGGGTCTAGAGGGTCTAAAGCCTTTTCCACCTGTTCATCCCACATAGCAACTGTAACTCTGTATTTTGGGAGTATATTTTTCATGTATTTCCGGCCCTCATCCAGTTACTCACTGGAATATGACCGTGTGGCCAGTGTGATGTACACAGCAGTGACACCTATGCTGAACTCATTCATCTACAGCTTGAGGAACAAAGATGTGAAAGTGGCCCTGAAGAGAAtgataagtgaaaaaatattgcaGAAGGTGCGCTTTGCTGCCTAAGAAGATCAAACGTTTATGTTACCTTCTGGATCTGTTTCAAATCACAAAATATACAACCCCACCTTTCACCTTCTGAAACTTGATTAAGTGATACATGTAAAGATAGATTGTATTTAATATATTATTTGTTAAGAAATATGATAGGAGATAAAATTATGAgtgggagatggggggggggtcaatgttTCTTCAAGAAATGTTAAAGTTGTTTCGCATTTATATGATGGATCTCTAGAAACTACTGTTTAATAgcatatatttataaaattactgAAAATTAATGCATCTATCACTCGATATCTGGAAGGTACACACAAGAATCTGGAGCATCAACAAGCAATGTCTTCATATACGAGCTTTCAAAACCATATATGCCCATCTGTCACATATGAATAGTTGTATAGCTAAAAGTATGGTCTATTTGATATTCATCCTAAAATGGAAAATGTATTGATTAGTGTAGATTTGGGTTAAAGGTTTCGACTGAAGAATAAGGGATtgtctaattctataaaaagcaccaaAAATTGTGTAGGAAATTTTGGTCGCATACCCAAATTGCACATGCCGTCTAATTGAATAACCAactaattagcactgataattggcattttATAAAGCCATTATTGActttaattagaatcaattaagaGTTATGTGTAAGTGCAGGAGCCGTGCCTAGATTTTGCATGCAAGTCAAAAAAGGGGCATGAAAACGGGTGGGTCATGGGCAGATTGGAAGCGTTCCTTTAAATTACAAACATAGTTAGAAAATTAGGTCCTTCACACCTTAATTTAGACACAAGCATTTCCAGCATGTTTTCGTTGATGCATATAGCTGCATCAAAGGTTGGCACGATAACCAGACACAAGCGCTCTTTTATAAACCGTGCCTAAATTTAAGCAAAGCGTGTAGAATAGCACTTTTTCCAATGCCAATACTTAGGCACAATGTATAGAATCCAATCCTGTATGTGCATTTGTGGAAAAGAGTAGCCTTCACAAGAATATTAGTGACTTGAAAAAGACTGATTTTTGCACACTGTCCAATATTTGGATAGAAAGGAAACTGTATATTAAAGGGTCAGAGAACAGAGGAAGGAAGgacatatttattattattaggtattttatatactgcctatcaaggttatctaagtcagtggttcccaaccctgtcctggaggaccgccaggccagtcgggttttcaggatagccctaatgaatatgcatgagagagatctgcatataatggaggtgccaggcatacaaatctgctccatgcatattcattagagcaggggtgtccaatgtcagtcctcgagggccgcaatccattcgggttttcaggatttccccaatgaatatgcatgagatctatttgcatgcactgctttcattgtatgctaatagatctcatgcatattcattggggaaatcctgaaaacccgactggattgcggccctcgaggaccaacattggacacccctgcattagagctatcctgaaaacccgactggcctggtagtcctccaggacagggctgggaaccactgatctaag is drawn from Geotrypetes seraphini chromosome 3, aGeoSer1.1, whole genome shotgun sequence and contains these coding sequences:
- the LOC117357232 gene encoding olfactory receptor 1G1-like; the protein is MEPQNWTNVKEFFLLGFSDLPEHQVPLFLLFLFLYIINLLGNSTMITLVATDHHLHTPMYFFISNLAFVDMCFSSAIIPQLLTNIFSENKAISYNACMAQLSFFITFAGIEGTLLAVMAYDRYVAICNPLHYPMLMNWRTCLYLLGVCWLSGTLNSLLHTILMCRLSFCSASKLHHFFCDIPPLLKLSCTDTFLNELMIFTEGTLIDMVPFLFIIISYIRIIRTVLKVSSGSRGSKAFSTCSSHIATVTLYFGSIFFMYFRPSSSYSLEYDRVASVMYTAVTPMLNSFIYSLRNKDVKVALKRMISEKILQKVRFAA